Part of the Ignavibacterium album JCM 16511 genome, GAAATGGAAGGTTATGAAGTTGATATTGCAGAAAACGGAAAGGAAGGGATTGAACTCGGGACGAAGAATGATTATGACATTGCCATCATTGATTTAAAGATGCCTGATATTGAAGGGATTGAAGTTCTTAAAAACATCAAACAAAAATTTCCAAACACAGTTTGTTTTATTGCCACCGCTTTCGCCAGTTATGATACTGCAATTGAAGCAACAAAACTTGGTGCACAAAGTTACATTCCAAAACCTTTCACCCCAGAAGAACTAATTACAGAGATAAAAAACGGTTATCAGAAAAGACAACTGTTACTTGAAGAAGAAAAATGGAGAAAAGAAAGAGAAGAAAGATTACTTGAAGTTGCATTTGAAAAAACAAGACTTAATACAATCATCAATTCCATAACTGATGGAGTGCTTGTTGTTAACAAAGAAGGACTTGCAGTTCTCTTTAATCCTGCGGTTTATAAGTTTCTTGATCTTTCCGAACTAAAAGTTGAAGAATATATTCTTGACAAACTTCGTCCGGAAATACTTGAACTGATAAATAAATTTCTTCTTTCTGATTCGAAAGAAAAAAGATCGTACACAATTCAATTAGAGATAAAACCAAATCGTGAATTTTTTATCGAGGCAACTGCATCGCCTGTATTTCATCCCGGTGATAATCTTGCAGGAGTGGTAATTGTTCTTAAAGATATAACTGAGCTGAAGAAAATTGAGTTGATAAAATCCCAGTTCGTTTCAATGGTTTCTCACGAATTAAAAGCACCGATTGCTTCAGTTTAT contains:
- a CDS encoding response regulator, which produces MQNAKPKILVVDDEKGLRIGVQRLLEMEGYEVDIAENGKEGIELGTKNDYDIAIIDLKMPDIEGIEVLKNIKQKFPNTVCFIATAFASYDTAIEATKLGAQSYIPKPFTPEELITEIKNGYQKRQLLLEEEKWRKEREERLLEVAFEKTRLNTIINSITDGVLVVNKEGLAVLFNPAVYKFLDLSELKVEEYILDKLRPEILELINKFLLSDSKEKRSYTIQLEIKPNREFFIEATASPVFHPGDNLAGVVIVLKDITELKKIELIKSQFVSMVSHELKAPIASVYGFLKLMIDENIKLNEEQKKDYIQRSMVRLDGLLKMVNDLLDISRMELKTVRREIRKICLTEIIKNILELFQVEIQKSNISVNFNYQQNSFCIDADADEITRLFTNLISNAIKYNRPSGSITISISHTGNFLLTEIKDTGIGMKEEEKKKLFLEFFRAKNEFTKNISGTGLGLSIVKRIVDSYAGKIEVESEYGIGTTFRIYLPLSVN